A genomic segment from Osmerus mordax isolate fOsmMor3 chromosome 5, fOsmMor3.pri, whole genome shotgun sequence encodes:
- the si:ch211-125o16.4 gene encoding neuroblast differentiation-associated protein AHNAK: MNGENQKGSYYEGLVLEDSKAGGVVITGVTDQNITAKSGLKSGDEIVAATIHLDHLNKDDVLKILKIIEPYDENMKVLTKQNLKASVSLGSLNGDLEGLEGFGGMLTDSNSRGLKSQINVPSLNGESLSEAGRLKGSQFTMPTIGMAGPKIKGAPLDGTLRGPEVSASPPQLSTPEALLDIGTPQVKTGGTKYKAPKFKMPHFNLPQMKAKPPKGDVNLSTDVEVPAISGDLQTPKMDLSAPRMEIKAPGVDVNGPDVDLDTSIEAPSGKFKLPTLAKPKFGLPGPKVKAPQVNVDGDLSAPAVSVSAPELDLQGTDLDIEAPSGKFVWPHQKWGKPGLKVKAPDLETPGVDLSTPNIEGEITAPDVDIQGPNADIEAPSGKLKFPTLKKPKFKLPGHKIKAPDVDVNADVNPDLSLPDLKLGAELDSNDLDLSLPNANIKGPNADLNTPDVDIEAPSGKFKLFTLKKPKYRLSGPDVDADLSGPDLSLSTPNIDGEISAPNVDLNLPKAGLIGPDVDINTPDIDVNPPSGKFKWPTLKMPKLGKVKGPGIDLNGDVDAPKMEGDITAPDINVSLPDADIQPPGVDIDAPSGKFKFPKIHLPKFGTKVKSLDIDTDIKTPDIDVNGPELELNTPDFSAPKIEGNVNTPDLHVSVPNAKLNAPKVDLQSTEAEVPSGKLKFPKMKLPKFGSSGPRVKGLDIDADADLKTPDLNVSVPDANVQLPYADVKGTNVDVNLSAPKVEGDLSGADVDISLSKADLKGPDVNLEAPDVDLEAPSGKFHMPKIKLPKFGLSGPKVKGPALDVSTDLKAPDVNVNLPTADVKGLDVDLKAPDLNLSTPTIDGNIAAPDLKASLPTADLKAPDVALKTPQLNLSAPEIKGDVSGPNVDFSLPKADLKGPDVNLQAPDVDLEAPSGKFHMPKIKLPKFGLSGPKVKGPALDVSTDLKAPDVNVNLPTADVKGLDVDLKAPDLNLSTPTIDGNIAAPDLKASLPTADLKAPDVALKTPQLNLSAPEIKGDVSGPNVDFSLPKADLKGPDVNLQAPDVDLEAPSGKFHMPKIKLPKFGLSGPKVKGPALDVSTDLKAPDVNVNLPTADVKGLDVDLKAPDLNLSAPTIDGNIAAPDLKVNLPTADLKAPDVALKTPQLNLSAPEIKGDVSGPNVDISLPKADLKGPDVNLQAPDVDLDAPSGKFQLPKIKLPKFGLSGPRVKGPALDVSTDLKAPDVNVNLPTADVKGLDVDLKVPDLNLSAPTIDGNIAAPDLKVNLPTADLKAPDVALKTPQLNLSAPDIKGDVSGPNVDISLPKADLKGPDVNLQAPDVDLDAPSGNFQLPKIKLPKFGLSGPRVKGPALDVSTDLKAPDVNVNLPTADVKGLDVDLKVPDLNLSAPTIDGNIAAPDLKVNLPTADLKAPDVALKTPQLNLSAPDIKGDVSGPNVDISLPKADLKGPDVNLQAPDVDLDAPSGKFQLPKIKLPKFGLSGPRVKGPALDVSTDLKAPDVNVNFPTADVKGLDFDLKAPDLNLSAPTIDGNIAAPDLKLSLPTADLKSPDVALKTPQLNLSAPEIKGDVSGPSVDFSLPKADLKGPDLQAPDLNLSAPTIDGNIAAPDLKVNLSTAEVKGENNISPSGEANLQNLYSPDPPKSTSKWLTRWSLDEKEESSASETEGSISEDETENDLSNIEVEVPKFKFHRLPTHSTENLTESIGVLNLDTISPKIKGYFRPDAGATLPKVCVSTNQGKKGTSPSGPIDIMERLRLSKAKTAIVNVSQPEVKSDLNLAGDVTPNLAVVSTTDTVKMAKSEFGINVYSPENSSEGNDSMSRSLSNMLGLNIN, from the exons ATG AACGGTGAAAATCAAAAAGGAAGTTACTACGAAGGCCTAGTCCTTGAGGACTCTAAGGCAGGAGGAGTGGTCATCACAGGAGTCACTGACCAAAACATTACAGCTAAGAGTGGTCTCAAATCAG GAGATGAGATTGTTGCTGCCACTATACACTTGGACCACCTCAATAAGGATGACGTATTAAAGATCCTCAAGATCATTGAGCCTTATGACGAGAACATGAAAGTTCTGACAAAGCAGAATTTGAAAGCCAGTGTCAGCCTTGGTTCATTGAATGGTGATCTTGAAGGTCTTGAAGGTTTTGGGGGT ATGCTCACGGATAGCAACAGCAGAGGTTTGAAGAGTCAAATCAATGTTCCTAGCTTAAATGGAGAATCACTAAGTGAAGCAGGGCGCCTGAAAGGATCCCAGTTTACAATGCCCACAATCGGAATGGCTGGACCTAAGATTAAAGGAGCACCTCTGGATGGTACTCTGAGAGGCCCGGAGGTCAGTGCCTCTCCTCCACAGCTTAGCACTCCAGAAGCCCTACTTGACATTGGGACACCTCAGGTAAAGACAGGTGGAACGAAATACAAGGCTCCAAAGTTCAAGATGCCCCACTTCAATCTGCCTCAAATGAAAGCAAAGCCACCAAAGGGAGACGTGAACTTATCTACAGATGTTGAAGTCCCTGCTATTAGTGGAGACCTCCAGACACCTAAAATGGACCTTTCAGCTCCTAGAATGGAAATCAAAGCCCCTGGAGTAGATGTAAATGGGCCAGATGTGGATCTGGATACCTCCATAGAGGCACCCTCAGGTAAATTTAAGTTGCCAACTTTGGCAAAACCCAAATTTGGATTACCTGGACCAAAAGTAAAGGCGCCACAGGTGAATGTAGATGGTGATCTGTCTGCACCTGCCGTTAGTGTTTCAGCCCCTGAGCTAGATTTACAAGGCACAGATTTAGACATTGAGGCTCCTTCGGGTAAATTTGTTTGGCCTCATCAAAAGTGGGGCAAACCTGGGTTAAAAGTTAAGGCACCTGATCTTGAGACACCAGGCGTGGATCTCTCCACCCCAAACATTGAAGGTGAGATTACAGCACCAGATGTTGACATCCAAGGTCCCAATGCTGACATTGAAGCTCCCTCTGGGAAACTAAAATTCCCAACACTGAAAAAGCCCAAGTTCAAGCTCCCAGGCCATAAGATTAAAGCCCCAGATGTTGATGTTAATGCAGATGTTAACCCCGACCTCAGTCTCCCTGACCTGAAACTTGGTGCAGAACTAGACTCTAATGATTTGGACCTCAGTTTGCCAAATGCAAATATAAAAGGCCCCAATGCAGATCTGAACACTCCTGATGTGGACATTGAGGCTCCATCTGGAAAGTTCAAGTTGTTCACACTAAAAAAGCCAAAATACAGACTGTCTGGACCAGATGTCGATGCTGATCTGTCTGGCCCTGATTTGAGTCTGTCCACCCCAAATATTGATGGAGAAATCAGTGCTCCAAATGTTGATTTGAACTTACCAAAAGCTGGCCTGATAGGCCCTGATGTAGACATCAACACTCCAGATATTGATGTTAACCCCCCTTCTGGGAAATTCAAATGGCCCACCCTGAAGATGCCCAAACTGGGTAAAGTGAAAGGACCAGGCATTGATCTTAATGGTGATGTGGATGCACCTAAAATGGAGGGAGACATCACTGCTCCAGATATAAATGTCAGTTTGCCTGATGCTGATATCCAACCCCCAGGTGTTGATATTGATGCTCCCTCTGGAAAATTCAAGTTTCCTAAAATCCATCTACCAAAATTCGGAACAAAAGTCAAAAGTCTAGACATTGATACCGATATTAAGACTCCAGATATAGATGTTAATGGACCTGAACTTGAATTGAACACACCAGACTTCTCTGCACCAAAGATTGAAGGCAATGTCAATACTCCAGACCTACATGTCAGTGTACCAAATGCTAAACTGAATGCTCCTAAAGTTGACCTTCAAAGCACAGAGGCTGAAGTTCCATCAGGGAAATTAAAGTTTCCTAAAATGAAACTACCAAAGTTTGGCTCATCAGGACCAAGAGTGAAAGGACTGGACATTGATGCTGATGCTGACCTAAAGACCCCAGATTTGAATGTCTCTGTTCCTGATGCCAATGTACAACTGCCGTATGCAGATGTTAAAGGGACTAATGTAGACGTAAATCTTTCTGCTCCCAAAGTTGAAGGAGATTTGTCTGGAGCTGATGTAGACATTAGTTTGTCCAAAGCAGACCTCAAAGGACCTGATGTAAATCTTGAAGCCCCAGATGTTGACCTTGAGGCACCCTCAGGCAAATTCCACATGCCAAAAATCAAACTGCCAAAATTCGGTCTTTCTGGACCAAAGGTGAAAGGTCCAGCTCTGGACGTCAGCACTGATTTGAAGGCTCCAGATGTTAATGTGAATTTACCAACAGCAGACGTCAAAGGTCTTGATGTTGATCTTAAGGCCCCAGACCTCAATCTCTCAACTCCAACAATTGACGGAAACATTGCTGCTCCAGATCTCAAAGCGAGTTTGCCAACAGCTGACCTCAAAGCCCCTGATGTTGCACTGAAGACTCCACAACTCAACCTTTCTGCCCCAGAAATCAAAGGAGATGTCTCTGGGCCTAATGTTGATTTTAGTTTGCCCAAAGCAGACCTCAAAGGACCTGATGTTAATCTTCAAGCCCCAGATGTTGACCTTGAGGCACCCTCAGGCAAATTCCACATGCCAAAAATCAAACTGCCAAAATTCGGTCTTTCTGGACCAAAGGTGAAAGGTCCAGCTCTGGACGTCAGCACTGATTTGAAGGCTCCAGATGTTAATGTGAATTTACCAACAGCAGACGTCAAAGGTCTTGATGTTGATCTTAAGGCCCCAGACCTCAATCTCTCAACTCCAACAATTGACGGAAACATTGCTGCTCCAGATCTCAAAGCGAGTTTGCCAACAGCTGACCTCAAAGCCCCTGATGTTGCACTGAAGACTCCACAACTCAACCTTTCTGCCCCAGAAATCAAAGGAGATGTCTCTGGGCCTAATGTTGATTTTAGTTTGCCCAAAGCAGACCTCAAAGGACCTGATGTTAATCTTCAAGCCCCAGATGTTGACCTTGAGGCACCCTCAGGCAAATTCCACATGCCAAAAATCAAACTGCCAAAATTCGGTCTTTCTGGACCAAAGGTGAAAGGTCCAGCTCTGGACGTCAGCACTGATTTGAAGGCTCCAGATGTTAATGTGAATTTACCAACAGCAGACGTCAAAGGTCTTGATGTTGATCTTAAGGCCCCAGATCTAAATCTCTCAGCTCCAACAATTGACGGAAACATTGCTGCTCCAGATCTCAAAGTTAATTTGCCAACAGCTGACCTCAAAGCCCCTGATGTTGCACTGAAGACTCCACAACTCAACCTTTCTGCCCCAGAAATCAAAGGAGATGTCTCTGGGCCTAATGTAGATATTAGTTTGCCCAAAGCAGACCTCAAAGGACCTGATGTAAATCTTCAAGCCCCAGATGTTGACCTTGATGCACCCTCAGGCAAATTCCAATTGCCCAAAATTAAACTGCCAAAATTCGGTCTATCTGGACCACGGGTGAAAGGTCCAGCTCTGGACGTCAGCACTGATTTGAAGGCTCCAGATGTTAATGTGAATTTACCAACAGCAGACGTCAaaggccttgatgttgatcttaAGGTCCCAGACCTCAATCTCTCAGCTCCAACAATTGACGGAAACATTGCTGCTCCAGATCTCAAAGTGAATTTGCCAACAGCTGACCTCAAAGCCCCTGATGTTGCACTGAAGACTCCACAACTCAATCTTTCTGCCCCAGATATCAAAGGAGATGTCTCTGGGCCTAATGTAGATATTAGTTTGCCCAAAGCAGACCTCAAAGGACCTGATGTAAATCTTCAAGCCCCAGATGTTGACCTTGATGCACCCTCAGGCAATTTCCAATTGCCCAAAATTAAACTGCCAAAATTCGGTCTATCTGGACCAAGGGTGAAAGGTCCAGCTCTGGACGTCAGCACTGATTTGAAGGCTCCAGATGTTAATGTGAATTTACCAACAGCAGACGTCAaaggccttgatgttgatcttaAGGTCCCAGACCTCAATCTCTCAGCTCCAACAATTGACGGAAACATTGCTGCTCCAGATCTCAAAGTGAATTTGCCAACAGCTGACCTCAAAGCCCCTGATGTTGCACTGAAGACTCCACAACTCAATCTTTCTGCCCCAGATATCAAAGGAGATGTCTCTGGGCCTAATGTAGATATTAGTTTGCCCAAAGCAGACCTCAAAGGACCTGATGTAAATCTTCAAGCCCCAGATGTTGACCTTGATGCACCCTCAGGCAAATTCCAATTGCCCAAAATTAAACTGCCAAAATTCGGTCTATCTGGACCAAGGGTGAAAGGTCCAGCTCTGGACGTCAGCACTGATTTGAAGGCTCCAGATGTTAATGTGAATTTTCCAACAGCAGACGTCAAAGGCCTTGATTTTGATCTTAAGGCCCCAGACCTCAATCTCTCAGCTCCAACAATTGACGGAAACATTGCTGCTCCAGATCTCAAATTGAGTTTGCCAACAGCTGACCTCAAATCCCCTGATGTTGCACTGAAGACTCCACAACTCAACCTTTCTGCCCCAGAAATCAAAGGAGATGTCTCTGGGCCTAGTGTAGATTTTAGTTTGCCCAAAGCAGACCTCAAAGGACCTGATCTTCAAGCCCCAGACCTCAATCTCTCAGCTCCAACAATTGACGGAAACATTGCTGCTCCAGATCTCAAAGTGAATTTGTCTACAGCAGAAGTAAAGGGAGAGAATAATATATCTCCAAGTGGTGAAGCCAATCTTCAAAACTTATATTCACCAGATCCACCAAAAAGTACATCCAAATGGTTAACTAGGTGGAGTTTAGACGAAAAAGAGGAGTCTTCTGCCTCAGAAACTGAAGGAAGTATTAGTGAGGATGAAACTGAAAACGATTTATCTAACATTGAGGTGGAAGTTCCCAAGTTTAAATTCCACAGACTAccaacacacagcactgaaAACCTTACCGAATCTATCGGAGTCTTAAATTTGGACACAATAAGTCCCAAAATTAAAGGTTACTTTAGACCAGATGCTGGCGCCACTTTGCCAAAAGTGTGTGTATCGACAAATCAGGGAAAGaagggcacttcaccctccGGTCCTATTGACATAATGGAGCGACTTCGATTGTCTAAGGCAAAAACTGCTATAGTTAATGTTTCACAGCCTGAAGTGAAAAGTGATCTTAATCTGGCAGGGGATGTCACTCCTAACCTTGCTGTAGTCTCCACTACAGATacagtcaaaatggcaaaatctGAGTTTGGAATCAATGTGTATTCTCCTGAAAACTCATCAGAGGGTAACGATAGCATGTCAAGAAGCCTCTCAAACATGCTTGGCCTAAACATTAATTAA
- the edaradd gene encoding ectodysplasin-A receptor-associated adapter protein has translation MCDSIGVKMTSLKAFQETFDRISVEPVEDTDTSSFMPEMSLKSNYPVQVTEPKDTVTLQLSSMPPGYLIPHSDRIRQPEEDGLDCICTGSISPDFSKEPQFLNPCDKCCYSVPPPKISDLMNDKDLLDLLRLKLDPNHCTVKNWKNFASRWGMSYDELTMLEHRTQGSMCHSPTQEFLLRYNQKTVTELTDLCRHYQRIDVLQLLQRWMKNDWPSRWQQAH, from the exons ATAGAATATCTGTAGAACCAGTGGAGGACACTGATACTAGCAGTTTTATGCCAGAAATG TCCCTAAAGTCCAACTATCCAGTTCAGGTTACAGAACCTAAAG ATACTGTGACACTGCAGCTAAGTTCCATGCCTCCTGGATACCTTATACCTCATTCAGACAGAATAAGACAG ccagaggaagatggactagATTGTATCTGCACAGGGTCAATTTCACCAG ACTTCTCTAAAGAACCACAGTTCCTGAACCCCTGTGACAAGTGCTGTTACTCAGTCCCACCACCCAAGATAAGTGACCTGATGAACGACAAAGACTTGCTGGATCTACTCCGTCTGAAACTGGACCCCAACCACTGCACTGTCAAGAACTGGAAGAACTTTGCCAGTCGCTGGGGTATGAGCTATGATGAACTGACCATGCTGGAGCACCGGACCCAGGGATCTATGTGCCACAGCCCTACACAGGAGTTTCTGCTACGCTACAACCAGAAGACAGTCACGGAACTCACCGACCTTTGCCGTCACTACCAGCGCATTGATGTGCTGCAGCTTCTTCAGCGCTGGATGAAGAATGACTGGCCTTCACGCTGGCAACAGGCTCATTAA